The genome window AGAGTGATCGCCTGCCAGATAGCTTCAAAAACTTGTTCCATTTAAGACGCTCCTACAAACAATTCGCCTTCGGGAAGGACTACCTTGAAGGAGAACCAGAAAAGCCGCTCGATAACAACTGGCGTCAACAGCGCCACTGGGGCGACGAAACGCCAGTCCCTCGTACCAAAGAAAATAATGAGCACCGCCAGGAATATTGGCGAGGTCAGATGAAATCCAAACCACTCAAGGGCGTAGACATAAACTACCGCAAGGATAAAAACGAAAAAAGCCTGCAAGGAAGAGCGTCTGCTCTGTCCGGACATGAACTCGGGTTCTCCCTTCTCCCTGAGTGCGTTTCCCGCGAGAAGTACGCTGACAAAACCGAAAATGGCAATCGTAATTTGCGGGAATGTCTCAGGCCGAAAAATACGACCCGCGAACTCGCTCTCAGCGGTCGATAAAACAATTTGGGTAGGGATGAGGTAGAAGTAGTAAACAAGACTGAAGAGGAAGAAAACAATACCGACGATCAGGTTCGTTCTGTTCATTGGCCGAAGAATCCCGAAAAAATTAAAGGCCCTCGCTCATATATGAGCAAAGAGCAGAAAAACACTAGCTCAAATTTTTTAAGCTCTTGTTTGTTGTATAGACATTTGTACGTTACCACCAACTTCGCCCCGAACTCAAGGGCAAATTGGGAGGCAAGTGTTGCGTATAGCAGAACGCGGGAGGGGTGAAAAAGCTCCTAAATCCGCAAAAAAAATCGTCGTGCCCTTCTCGATAGATTGAACACTCAAAACAAGCGCTTATTATAGTAGATAGTTTAATTATATCGGACATAAGTATTACACCTGCCCCACCGCTTTTTCACCGTAGTCCTTGATGCGCTCAAGTGCCTCACTCGACATTTCGCATATGGCAGGCCCATAGGGGCCCGGCCCCCTTACATGCGTCGTCCTAAGCCCCTCGAACACCTCAAGCGCCTTGAGCACCCCCCGGAGTTCATCATCGAGGCTCGCCCTTAAAGCCTCCTGGTCCGGAATTTTTTCAAGATAAAACGTGTGTTCAAAATCCAAGTCATCCGGTGTAATGCTTTTGGCATGGAATGCCGCGTTTAACCAGTGCGTGCAGACGTGCATCGAGGCCCAGATGATCGTCTCGTAGTCCGCCTCCGGGTCAAGACGAAAAATGGTCGCCTCAAATCGCCCTGCTTTGAGAATATGCACCTCGGCCTTCAAAATTTTTGCTCCTTAAATATTCGCAAATTTTTCCACGTCTACTCCCAAGCGGGAGGGTCCGCCGCACTTCCGATGATTGTCATAAAACGCGCCCGCGCATCCTTAAAAGACAGGAGGCATTTCTCGACGATATCCGCACCGCATACCTCCCCACCCCGGACATATTTTGGGCGAAGACCCTCGATGGAAGCCAGTGGTGCCATTGCTTCCTTGAGGTCTGCCTCCGGTGATTTTTGAAAATATGAGAGCGGGGGGCGGATAGTGTGGGACTGGTCCGAATGGCCGTGGGTCACCCCCCGGACATGGAGCGCTGCATTCAGGAGGTGGGTAGCCGCCAACATGCACACCTCGACGATCATCTCGGCGTCATCAGAGCGGTCCAGCCGCTCAAGGGTGGCCTCAAGCCGGGCCGCCTTTAGTACGTGCTCCCTCGGCCTCATATCAACCCTCCCCCCTGTCCTGATGTATTCATGATGAAAATTAAAAAGTCATGAATGATTTCCAATTATCAATATAAAAATTTAAATACCGGACAGCTTGATAGATTCACCTGTTCTCGCCGCCTCATCAATGGCAGCCGTTACCTCGACCGTCCGCCTGCCCTCGATCAGCGTTGTATGAGCGCACGGGCTTCCCGTCGCCAGATGGTCGAGCCACGAGCGTGTCTCATTTGCAATAGGTCCCCAAAACTCGCCCAACGCCCAATCGCCCGAAGAATTCGTCTGCATGAACAGGAGGTTCACATTATGATCGGGCACATAAGCGTGGGGCACCCCTTTGTCGGTGAAAAGAAGGCTATCCTTGTTGTCGGCGTCGAGGAGTATCACCCCCTCCTGGCCCAGAATCTCAAAGCGCGAACTCTGCCCATAGGTCGGGTAGCGTGCCGGCAGCGCATAGCAAATTCCCAAATTCACCACCGCCCCGTTGGCAAAGGTGACGATGGCCCACGTCACATCGTCCGCCTCGTAACCGAGCCCCCTAAAAACCTTCCCGTTACTCCGGGCAACAACCTCGACCGGGGGGATTCCCTCAAGATACCAACAGGCCATGTCCACATAATAGGTCAGCACATCCATGACCGGTGTAGCCTCGGGCGAGCGCTCAAGAATTTGGAGCATCTGGGCCCTCGTATTGTAGACGCGCGAGGTGATGCCCATAATTTCGCCGACGCGGCCCTGGACAATCTGCTCCTTGGTGAGCATCCAGCGGCGATCATGGCGCCGCGAGTAGCCAATGCGTAACTCAACACCAGTTTTTTCTACTGCCGCGATAATTTTATCTGCGTCCTCGACGGTGAGCGCCAAGGGCTTTTCAACAAAAACGGGTTTGCCGAGTTCGACTGCCTGGAGTATGGCCTCGACATGGTCGTGCTCAGGCGTTGAGACGAAGACCGTAGTCACCTCCGGATGAGAGATAACTTCCAAGTTGTCGCCAGAGGACATATTCGCCGTCACGCTCTCGGCAAGATTGTTGGCCCGCTCGGGGTCCTTGTCCGCGATAGCAAGAAATCGCACCGAGGGGTGTCGCGTTGCCATGTTGGCACGAAGGGATCCGATTCGACCCGAACCAATGACGGCGACCCCAAGTTCTTTCTTTTCCATGACAAAATTCTCCAATGGTGATGTTCTGGGGGTATAAAACCTTTGCGTGAATGCGCTATTATACGCCTTATTCCCTTTTTCTCCGACCCCGGGAGCGATACTCGATGAAAATCACAAATACGAATGTCTGGACCATGGCCAGTGAAGTGGCGCAGCAGTCGAGAAACCGCTACGGCGGCGCGACCCTCCTTGAGCGCACTGTTCTGCGCCTTGAGGACGATCAAGGGAACGAGGGTTGGGGTGAAATGATGCCCATCATTTTCACCGATGAAACGCCCGCCGCCGCAACAGTCGCAATCAAAGAGGCGGCCGCAAAGCTCAAAGGGCGCGATGTGATCGACTCTGCCGCCAGCGCCACCACCAGCGGCCCCGCTGCCGAG of Nitrospinaceae bacterium contains these proteins:
- a CDS encoding Gfo/Idh/MocA family oxidoreductase; translated protein: MEKKELGVAVIGSGRIGSLRANMATRHPSVRFLAIADKDPERANNLAESVTANMSSGDNLEVISHPEVTTVFVSTPEHDHVEAILQAVELGKPVFVEKPLALTVEDADKIIAAVEKTGVELRIGYSRRHDRRWMLTKEQIVQGRVGEIMGITSRVYNTRAQMLQILERSPEATPVMDVLTYYVDMACWYLEGIPPVEVVARSNGKVFRGLGYEADDVTWAIVTFANGAVVNLGICYALPARYPTYGQSSRFEILGQEGVILLDADNKDSLLFTDKGVPHAYVPDHNVNLLFMQTNSSGDWALGEFWGPIANETRSWLDHLATGSPCAHTTLIEGRRTVEVTAAIDEAARTGESIKLSGI
- a CDS encoding tripartite tricarboxylate transporter TctB family protein — translated: MNRTNLIVGIVFFLFSLVYYFYLIPTQIVLSTAESEFAGRIFRPETFPQITIAIFGFVSVLLAGNALREKGEPEFMSGQSRRSSLQAFFVFILAVVYVYALEWFGFHLTSPIFLAVLIIFFGTRDWRFVAPVALLTPVVIERLFWFSFKVVLPEGELFVGAS